Part of the Scomber japonicus isolate fScoJap1 chromosome 2, fScoJap1.pri, whole genome shotgun sequence genome, GAAGGCTGTAAGATCTATTTGTAACTTTTCTATGTATTGTCTCCATCCATGTGTGTCTCCAGATCTGTCTCTGGTCAGGTTTATAACTACTGAGCTCACCAGAGGCTATTTCCTGGAACACAATGAGGCCAAATACACCGAACGCAGAGAGAGGGTCTACACCTGCCTCCGCATCCCCAAGGAGTTAGAGAAGGTAAACACATCAACTTAAAATCCAAATTAAAAATTGAGACCAAAAAAATGgtcacacacataaataaatgtgtcctctgtgtctttctcaCGTTCTCTCTGTTTAGTTGATGACATTCggcttcttcctctgtctggaTGCCTTTCTCTACGTCTTCACACTGCTGCCCCTCAGGGTGCTGCTGGCCCTATTACGGCTCCTTACATTGCCATGCTGTGGTCTCGGGTAAGATGcacatatataatttatatatatatctatataaagtTTCTTAATGAATCATCGGTCACATTAATGATCAATATTCAATCAACAATTAgaagatttttttcttgaagAAGCTTAACTCAAACAATTGACAGTTGgtgttgatttgatttgactttgCTTTATATACAATACtctttactgtacatgtcaatCCAGTTCAACAGCACAATAAACTATACAGTATACACTAtacagacttaaaaaaatagAATGAATGTGAATCAACACTGTGAATACTTCATTAATACTGTTTGGCACAGtattaataaaactaaattattgtaAAAGTGATAAAAGATTATATTCATTGCAGGGCTGCTGTAATGTATTTCCCTCTTTCCCCTTTTACTCTTCCTGTGAAGCAATATAACTTCTGTtttgactaaataaataatgttagcTTGCTTGCTAACATATTGAACTatgttatcttatcttatcttatcttatcttatgttAAGGTCATCCTGTTTTTTATATTGTCCACCCCAGATGAGCGTAAAGTCTCTTCCTGGATGTATTTAAACATCTGCACAAACTTAGTGCTGCAACAAGTAGTCGATAAATCAATTGTCAATCAATGGAAATATAACTAACAACAATATTGAGCAATTTACGTGAATTATTAAAGGatttgctgggttttttttgttttatattactagaacttattttattcatttatgtcttcaaaaagcaatttaaagatACCACCCTGCACACTGGAAATTTTTAATTAccaaacattttacagttactccatttttttatgatttctttttctttgttctcgTCTTCATGGTGAAATATATAAAGATAGTAAGAATAATAAAGTATGAATGACATCATATGTGAGCAAATATAAATCTACACTGGGCATTCATGcaataaaatactaaaaaaagaaagaagaaaagaaaaaagaaaaaacaatcagtGCAGTATTGTTGTTTACCTGTAGAGGGCAGTAGAGCTAAACAGATGATGATAACCTGCTTTGTCGGTTCGTGTGACTTTCCCctgtaaacatttttgtatctgtaatgtgtgtgtgtgtgtttcagtggcTCCCGCCTGCTGCAGCCAGCTCAGGTGTGTGATGTGCTGAAAGGCTTCATTATGGTGCTGTGTTACTCTATGATGAGCTACGTGGATTACTCCATGATGTACCACCTCATTAGGGGACAGTCTGTCATCAAACTCTACATCATTTACAACATGTTAGAGGTATACTGACTCAGATAATACTTCCTACTGTAATAACTCTAATGATGGTGCTGTGGAGCCACATACCCATGATTTTTttgcttcctctcttcatccccTTGGTTGTGTTGTCAGGTGGCGGACCGCCTGTTTTCATCTTTTGGCCAGGACATCCTGGACGCTCTGTACTGGACGGCCACAGAAccgaaagagaagaagagagcgCACATAGGCGTGATTCCTCACTTCCTCATGGCTGTGCTCTACGTCTGTATCCTCACTGAGAACGACTTGTTTTTGTCAGACTGTGTaaagaaaccaaaacaaaatacacccacaacaaaatgttttgtctCTGATGTGTAATAAAAAGTTATTATATTTGTAGTTATGTTCATGtgaatagataagatagataaaagTAATTATTAAAATAGATGAAGTCAactaaaaatacagaatatgacATCAGAGTTTGTCAGGCAGTGAAGGCAGGAAATCTTTATCATGTGAAAAATGGTCCCTGATCCATTTAGTGTATATGAATTTATTTCCATCTTAACCAATAAGAAAACGTCTCAAATCTAACAGTGATACGTAGGTgtatttttaagcaaaaatgtcagaaattaactggtttcagcttctcaaatgtgagcaCTACTTACTACTACTGTAGTGTATTGTTTTCCTCAACATGTCCATATCCAGTTCTTCATGCCATCCTCATCATGGTTCAGGCCACTACTCTTAATGTAGCCTTCAACTCCCACAACAAGTCCCTCCTCACCATCATGATGTCAAACAACGTgagtacaaaacacacagacaaatgaaCACGGTTGAAAGTACACGCAGCAGCATGAGTTGATCCAGGATATTTTGTCTTTCTGCAGTTTGTGGAGATCAAAGGAAGCGTGTTCAAGAAGTTTGAAAAGAACAACCTTTTCCAGATGTCGAATAGCGGTAAGtgttaaataatacataaaactgATGAATGTGTGACACAAAATCAGTCTCTGGGCATCCTGTTATCTCACTCTTTGAATTTGGTGGTTAAGTAGAAGGTAAATTTACAGAATCGAGCTCGACTGCAATGAATACAAAGTAGGTTAATCCAggattgatttgtttgtttcccACAGACATAAAAGAGAGGTTCACCAACTACATCCTCCTGCTCATCGTCTGTCTGAGAAACATGGAGCAGTTCTCGTGGAATCCAGGTAACGACCCCAGTGCTGCACAACTGACATAACATCACTGAAATCTACACAGCTACTGTACCTACAGTTTAAGACAGATGTGTACGTCACagcactcatcatcatcatcatcagatctTTTCTCTGTGACTTAGCTGTTAGCCTTCACTGACTCGCTCtcattaataattcataattaataTGTACTGAATAATGACACTGATcaatgtttcatgtgttttttagaCCACTTGTGGGTGCTGTTTCCTGATGTAGTCATGGTGATATGCTCAGAGGTTGCCGTGGACGTTGTCAAGCACGCTTTCATCACCAAATTTAATGACATCAGTGCCGATGTGAGTCCTTTCTGCAGACTTTTACAGTTTATCTATGTGGTTGGGTTGCAGTGAGTGTCTTCACAAATGTGGGAACTAAGGGAGCAATGTTGTTTAATAAAACCAGACGAGTAGATTTCAATTTTTTCAAGTTTGCTcacttaataaataattaatgggGAAAGCTAATAATGACAATGATCAGCTCTGGATGTTTTAGCTTGAGACTGTGAGCAAACTTCACAAGCTGACTATGTAAAGATGGGTGTCATGACAGCTCCTAatagtgaagccaaaacatcttgATTTCCCCCTGGTGGCTAGCTGCAGTATAGTCATAAATCCCAACCCCTCTATGTTAATGGCTGGGACATGAGCCAAACTATCAAAGTACACATCAAATAATTTTTCCCCAAAGatagtttctgtcattttggGTAGTTTTTTATGTTCATACAAGTCCTTATTTTctgaaaagtttgtttttaatcaattcatttgaaaatgagatgtgatgtcatgattgacagctgtgacagccaCTCTCAGACAGACCTCCATCAGGCAGCGGGACAGCTTAGGGGGCCGTCATCCATTTCTCCATTTTCTCTTGTTTCATCCTGACCTTGTCCTCTTCCcacctccttcccttcccctctcctctttgATTGCCTTTAAGGAGTTGACACCATGGTTATGTAACGGCAAACGAACTCCACAGGACGGGATTAACCCTTTTATCTCCACGCTGTCAAACTTAATCACTCAAATCTCATTCGCATGTAGTTGGCAATTCAACCACAGACTCAGTCCACATTAAACCATGTGTGCCAATTGTAGCTATTTGTCCTTTTACacccactttttaaaaaattctcGTTGACTCACCTTCACTACAGCCTCCTCCACCCTCACATTTCCTCACCCACAACTTCAACTAATAAGTAGATTAACAGATTATGAGGCTCCAACAGGCAGCTTTACGGTTGGAAAGTATACAAATGAGTGAaacactgtttttgtgt contains:
- the tapt1b gene encoding transmembrane anterior posterior transformation protein 1 homolog; translated protein: MADSLSTGPGEEKEKEDRERDRKAAKTEANNDKDGVTETLSFNDKNGNNKGRRRNLSDLSLVRFITTELTRGYFLEHNEAKYTERRERVYTCLRIPKELEKLMTFGFFLCLDAFLYVFTLLPLRVLLALLRLLTLPCCGLGGSRLLQPAQVCDVLKGFIMVLCYSMMSYVDYSMMYHLIRGQSVIKLYIIYNMLEVADRLFSSFGQDILDALYWTATEPKEKKRAHIGVIPHFLMAVLYVFLHAILIMVQATTLNVAFNSHNKSLLTIMMSNNFVEIKGSVFKKFEKNNLFQMSNSDIKERFTNYILLLIVCLRNMEQFSWNPDHLWVLFPDVVMVICSEVAVDVVKHAFITKFNDISADVYGEYRASLAFDLVSSRQKNAYTDYSDSVSRRMGFIPLPLALLLIRVVTSSVKIQGSLSFMCVLLFYLGMITLKVLNSIVLLGTSCVFVKEANMEEKLFDPPPSAVSSRVNSRAHRTKHVSTVPPQEPTVDKAGISLASVIPQPADVAESAAPTIPKSDSDTFLTTPDEEEDDKIINADTGLEGDGLKHRTPKKDLLEIDRFTICGNRID